TCTTTTCCGGCCAATTTAGGTATGCGCCATCGCGCTGCTGCCGGTATCACCGAAGTAACTTCCTCCCTTGCTATTGTTGTTTCTGAACAAACCGGAGAAATAGCCATATCCCGAGATGGGCAATTATCATTAAATATTTCGCCCGACCGACTTATTCAAGAAATTGAAAAAGCCATGGATAATAATTAAGAACTTTTTTTGTTTTTGGCTTCAAACTCTTTAATCAATTCCTCGTCTGTTTTACCTAAGTTATCAATACAGGCTTTTGCATCTTGAGAAATTCTTTCATCAGGAAATTTCTTTATTACTTCACGATACAATTGCTCTGCCTGACCTAATTGGTGCAATTGATTTTCATATATAAAGGCCTGTAAAAACAAGCAGTAGGATGCCTTTTTAAAATCAGGATAATTCTCATATACCGTTTTAAAAAAACCTATTGCTTCTTGCGAATGATTCAAACTGCTGGATATCTCGCCTGCTTTAAATAAATAATCGGCTGCCAACTTCGTCGTCGGATAATCCTTCACAATATTAGCATACACATTCACCGTTTTTTGCGCAGCAACCTTATTAAATCCTGCATCGGGATTGGCATACAACAATTTTTCCATCGAATCAATCTGTTGTATATACATGGCTTCACTCACCTTTTCAGGTGCATTTTTCTTCGCATCGTTCGAACAAGATGCCATAGCAACGATAATTATAAGGCAATAAATACTGTTTAATTTAGTCATGGTATTGTGTTGTGAATTGAGTTATTTGTTATTGAGTTATTGATTTGTCGAGTTGTTGAAATTATTAATTTCCTATGTCATCCTGAGCGTAGTCGAAGGATGAGTTTTTGAGTAATGAGATTTAAAATGTAATTAATTGTTATTCTGCCCTATAACTAAATTAGTAAATTTGTGAAGATTCGTTTATCCGCAACCAACATCAGCTAATCGGCTAATCATCAAATCAGCCTATTTTTTCACCGGAAATTTCATCCCATAATCCACATCTACTTTGCCTTTGCTGATATCGTTGAGCTTACCACGGATAAGTGTTTTTTTTAATGGATTTAATTTATCGGTAAATAATTTCCCTTCAATATGGTCGTATTCGTGTTGAATTACACGGGCAGCCAGTCCACTAAATTCCTCTTCATAAAAATCCCAATGCTCATCATAATACTGAACAACAATGATAGGCTTACGCATAATATCCTCACGAATACCGGGAATACTCAAACATCCTTCATTAAAAGCCCACTCCTCTCCTGTTTCTTCTAGTATCACCGGATTAATAAATACCTGCACGAAATCCTTCAGCTCCGGTTCTTTATCCTCAAAAGGCGATGCGTCTACAATAAATAAACGGATCGACTTGCCAACTTGTGGTGCTGCCAATCCTACACCATGCGCATTGTCCATGGTATCAAACATATTGTCGATTAGCTCCTTTAATTTAGGATAATCTTTATCAATTTCTTTCGCTACTTTTTTTAATACGGGGTCGCCGTAAGCTACTATCGGTAAAATCATTCCGGCTTATTCTGCTGATTTATAAATTTTAAATGCTCCATAAAGGACTGTAAAATAAGGGTTGCGCTAACTTTGTCGACTGTTTCCTTATTTTGACGATCCTTCTTTTTCACTCCTCCATCAATCATCGCTTGAAATGCCATTTTTGACGTAAAGCGTTCATCCATACGTTCCACTTTCATTGTCGGGAAACGGTTCTTAAATTCTTTTACAAATTTTTCCGTCATCTCTGTCGAATGTGAATCACTTAGGTTTAACCGTTTAGGTTCACCCACCACTACACATTCAACAGCCTCCTTCGCAAAATAGTTTTTCAAAAAAACAAAAATCTCTTTGGTCGGAACGGTATCCAGCCCATTTGAAATTAGCTGTAAAGTATCTGTAACAGCTATTCCTACACGCTTCCCACCATAATCAATCGCTAAAATGCGCGCCATGAATTTTTCGTTTTTTTAAATGTGCTGCAAAGATAATTTTTTGAAGCAAATTACAATCTAAGTCTGTTATGCCACTCAGCTATTTAGGTTATAAGCATTTGATGGCGTCTTGAATGCAATTTATGCCCATAGAATGAGTTATTTTTCTCTCAAAAAAATTCAAAATCCTTTTATCAAATAAAATTAACTTTGCCTGAATCAAATAGATGAACATGGAAAAAATTATAGAAGCTGCTTGGGAAAATCGCGAATTGCTTAAAGAAAAAGATACACAACAGTGCATCCGCGAAGTGATAGATTTATTAGATAAGGGCAAAGTTCGTGTTGCAGAGCCAACAGCAGAAGGTTGGAAAGTAAATGAATGGATTAAAAAAGCGGTAATACTTTATTTTCCAATTCAAAAAATGGAAACTATTGAACTTGGCATTTTTGAATTTCACGATAAAATGAAACTAAAAACCAATTATGCCGATGCCGGTGTGCGTGTTGTTCCACATGCTGTTGCACGATATGGAGCTTTTCTCGCCAATGGTGTGATTATGATGCCTAGCTATGTAAACATAGGTGCTTATGTGGATAGTGGAACCATGGTAGATACTTGGGCCACTGTAGGTTCCTGCGCACAAATTGG
This portion of the Bacteroidota bacterium genome encodes:
- a CDS encoding tetratricopeptide repeat protein translates to MTKLNSIYCLIIIVAMASCSNDAKKNAPEKVSEAMYIQQIDSMEKLLYANPDAGFNKVAAQKTVNVYANIVKDYPTTKLAADYLFKAGEISSSLNHSQEAIGFFKTVYENYPDFKKASYCLFLQAFIYENQLHQLGQAEQLYREVIKKFPDERISQDAKACIDNLGKTDEELIKEFEAKNKKSS
- a CDS encoding peptide deformylase; the protein is MILPIVAYGDPVLKKVAKEIDKDYPKLKELIDNMFDTMDNAHGVGLAAPQVGKSIRLFIVDASPFEDKEPELKDFVQVFINPVILEETGEEWAFNEGCLSIPGIREDIMRKPIIVVQYYDEHWDFYEEEFSGLAARVIQHEYDHIEGKLFTDKLNPLKKTLIRGKLNDISKGKVDVDYGMKFPVKK
- the ruvX gene encoding Holliday junction resolvase RuvX, which produces MARILAIDYGGKRVGIAVTDTLQLISNGLDTVPTKEIFVFLKNYFAKEAVECVVVGEPKRLNLSDSHSTEMTEKFVKEFKNRFPTMKVERMDERFTSKMAFQAMIDGGVKKKDRQNKETVDKVSATLILQSFMEHLKFINQQNKPE
- a CDS encoding 2,3,4,5-tetrahydropyridine-2,6-dicarboxylate N-succinyltransferase codes for the protein MNMEKIIEAAWENRELLKEKDTQQCIREVIDLLDKGKVRVAEPTAEGWKVNEWIKKAVILYFPIQKMETIELGIFEFHDKMKLKTNYADAGVRVVPHAVARYGAFLANGVIMMPSYVNIGAYVDSGTMVDTWATVGSCAQIGKDVHLSGGVGIGGVLEPIQAAPVIIEDGCFIGSRCIVVEGVRVEKEAVLGANVVLTMSTKIIDVTGPMPMERKGFVPARSVVIPGSYTKDFPSGKYQVPCALIIGKRKESTDLKTSLNAALREFNVSG